The following are encoded in a window of Vigna unguiculata cultivar IT97K-499-35 chromosome 8, ASM411807v1, whole genome shotgun sequence genomic DNA:
- the LOC114194357 gene encoding oxysterol-binding protein-related protein 1C-like isoform X1, translating to MHPFCCVSVVSDHSSPITLDMPPIPAAPRSDPAHRPGQALHSVTNGGESGRAHPLPVPAVVDVRIKDLVGNGISGILHKWVNYGKGWRTRWFVLQDGVLSYYKIHGPDKIIVNSETEKGSKVIGEESARLISRNRNSNHVDRRRKPIGEIHLKVSTIRESRSDDKRFSVFTGTKRLHLRAETSDDRVAWMEALQTVKDMFPRISNSDLMAPVDNVAVSTEKLRLRLMEEGVSEEAIRDSEQIMKNEYAALQNQLLLLKQKQVALIDTLRQLETEKVDLENTVVDESQRQVNDQEVSSGLGQEKSSEESGTESEDDNERNDAAEEETDDEDTAFFDTRDFLSSSNSFKSNASDIRVSSFSSDDEGLYAVESEEDIDPSIKSVGFNYPYVKRRKKLPDPVEKEKGVSLWSMIKDNIGKDLTKVCLPVYFNEPLSSLQKCCEEMEYSYLLDRAYEWGRRGNSLMRILNVAAFAVSAYASTEGRICKPFNPLLGETYEADFPDKGFRFFSEKVSHHPMIVACHCEGTGWKFWGDSNLKSKFWGRSIQLDPVGILTLEFDDGEVFQWSKVTTSIYNLILGKLYCDHYGTMRIQGNQDYSCKLKFKEQSIIDRNPHQVHGIVQDRNGKILSTLLGKWDDSMYYINGDYSGKGKGYESMSDAHLIWKRSKPPKFPTRYSFTRFAITLNELTPGLKDKLPPTDSRLRPDQRHLENGEYEMANSEKLRLEQRQRQARKMQESGWEPRWFCKDKESGSYRYLGGYWEAREQGNWNSCPDIFGQIPSDHHLLDEG from the exons ATGCATCCTTTCTGCTGTGTCTCCGTCGTCTCCGACCACTCTTCTCCGATCACCCTCGACATGCCCCCTATCCCTGCCGCACCCAGATCCGACCCCGCTCACCGGCCAGGACAAGCCCTTCACTCTGTCACCAACGGTGGCGAAAGCGGCCGCGCGCACCCCCTGCCGGTTCCGGCCGTGGTGGATGTCAGGATCAAAGACCTTGTGGGGAACGGAATCTCCGGGATTCTGCACAAGTGGGTGAACTATGGCAAAGGATGGAGAACGCGCTGGTTCGTGCTTCAAGACGGTGTCCTCTCCTACTACAAGATTCATGGACCCGACAAGATCATCGTAAACTCCGAAACCGAGAAGGGATCGAAGGTCATTGGCGAGGAATCTGCGCGACTGATCTCTCGTAACCGCAATTCGAATCACGTCGATCGTCGCAGAAAGCCCATTGGCGAAATCCATCTTAAG GTTTCGACTATTCGTGAGAGCAGGTCCGATGACAAGCGATTCTCTGTCTTCACTGGGACTAAGAGACTCCATTTGAGGGCAGAGACTTCTGATGATCGGGTGGCGTGGATGGAGGCCTTGCAGACAGTGAAAGATATGTTTCCCCGGATATCAAACAGTGATTTAATGGCTCCAGTGGACAATGTGGCTGTTTCGACTGAGAAACTGAGGCTTCGGCTTATGGAGGAAGGAGTGAGTGAGGAAGCCATCCGGGACAGTGAACAGATAATGAAAAATGAGTATGCTGCGCTCCAAAACCAGCTTCTGCTGCTTAAACAAAAACAGGTGGCTCTAATCGACACTTTGCGGCAATTAGAG ACAGAAAAGGTTGATCTGGAGAATACTGTGGTTGACGAAAGCCAAAGACAGGTTAATGATCAAGAGGTTTCCTCTGGATTAGGGCAGGAAAAATCTAGTG AAGAAAGTGGAACTGAGTCGGAGGATGACAATGAGAGAAATGATGCAGCTGAGGAAGAAACAGATGATGAAGATACTGCCTTTTTTGACACTCGGGATTTTCTGTCATCGTCGAATTCTTTTAAAAGTAATGCTTCTGATATTAGAGTCTCCTCTTTCTCTTCTGACGATGAAGGACTCTATGCTGTTGAATCAGAGGAGGATATAGATCCTTCCATTAAATCTGTTGGATTCAACTATCCTTACGTTAAGCGACGAAAGAAATTACCTGATCCTGTTGAAAAGGAGAAAGGTGTCAGTCTTTGGTCAATGATTAAGGATAATATTGGGAAGGATCTAACAAAAGTTTGCCTTCCTGTTTATTTTAATGAGCCTCTCTCCTCTTTGCAAAAATGCTGTGAAGAAATGGAATACTCATATCTTCTAGACCGAGCATATGAATGGGGAAGAAGG GGTAATAGCCTCATGAGAATTCTCAATGTTGCTGCTTTTGCTGTATCTGCCTATGCTTCGACTGAAGGAAGAATCTGTAAACCATTTAACCCATTACTAGGGGAAACATATGAGGCTGACTTTCCGGATAAAGGCTTTCGATTTTTCTCAGAGAAG gTCAGTCATCACCCAATGATAGTTGCATGTCACTGTGAGGGTACAGGTTGGAAATTTTGGGGAGATAGCAACTTAAAGAGTAAATTTTGGGGTCGGTCAATTCAGCTTGATCCTGTTGGCATTTTGACTTTGGAATTTGATGATGGTGAAGTATTCCAGTGGAGTAAG GTTACTACATCAATATACAATCTCATATTGGGAAAGCTGTATTGTGATCATTACGGTACAATGCGGATACAGGGAAATCAAGATTACTCATGTAAACTGAAATTCAAGGAACAGTCTATAATTGATCGAAACCCTCACCAG GTTCATGGTATTGTTCAGGACAGAAATGGGAAAATATTGTCTACTTTGCTCGGAAAATGGGATGACAGCATGTATTATATAAATGGAGACTATAGTGGGAAGGGAAAAGGTTATGAATCAATGTCAGATGCCCATTTAATATGGAAGCGGAGCAAGCCACCCAAGTTCCCCACTAGATATAGCTTCACTCGGTTTGCCATCACATTAAATGAACTCACCCCTGGATTAAAG GATAAGCTGCCACCAACTGATTCCAGGTTAAGACCTGACCAAAGGCATTTGGAAAATGGCGAGTATGAGATGGCAAATTCAGAAAAATTGCGACTTGAACAGCGTCAACGTCAG GCTCGGAAAATGCAAGAGAGCGGTTGGGAACCACGGTGGTTTTGTAAGGATAAAGAGAGCGGTTCCTACCGCTACTTGGGAGGGTATTGGGAGGCTCGAGAACAAGGAAATTGGAACTCATGTCCTGACATTTTTGGTCAAATTCCTTCTGATCATCATCTCTTAGACGAAGGTTAA
- the LOC114194357 gene encoding oxysterol-binding protein-related protein 1C-like isoform X2: protein MHPFCCVSVVSDHSSPITLDMPPIPAAPRSDPAHRPGQALHSVTNGGESGRAHPLPVPAVVDVRIKDLVGNGISGILHKWVNYGKGWRTRWFVLQDGVLSYYKIHGPDKIIVNSETEKGSKVIGEESARLISRNRNSNHVDRRRKPIGEIHLKVSTIRESRSDDKRFSVFTGTKRLHLRAETSDDRVAWMEALQTVKDMFPRISNSDLMAPVDNVAVSTEKLRLRLMEEGVSEEAIRDSEQIMKNEYAALQNQLLLLKQKQVALIDTLRQLETEKVDLENTVVDESQRQVNDQEVSSGLGQEKSSESGTESEDDNERNDAAEEETDDEDTAFFDTRDFLSSSNSFKSNASDIRVSSFSSDDEGLYAVESEEDIDPSIKSVGFNYPYVKRRKKLPDPVEKEKGVSLWSMIKDNIGKDLTKVCLPVYFNEPLSSLQKCCEEMEYSYLLDRAYEWGRRGNSLMRILNVAAFAVSAYASTEGRICKPFNPLLGETYEADFPDKGFRFFSEKVSHHPMIVACHCEGTGWKFWGDSNLKSKFWGRSIQLDPVGILTLEFDDGEVFQWSKVTTSIYNLILGKLYCDHYGTMRIQGNQDYSCKLKFKEQSIIDRNPHQVHGIVQDRNGKILSTLLGKWDDSMYYINGDYSGKGKGYESMSDAHLIWKRSKPPKFPTRYSFTRFAITLNELTPGLKDKLPPTDSRLRPDQRHLENGEYEMANSEKLRLEQRQRQARKMQESGWEPRWFCKDKESGSYRYLGGYWEAREQGNWNSCPDIFGQIPSDHHLLDEG from the exons ATGCATCCTTTCTGCTGTGTCTCCGTCGTCTCCGACCACTCTTCTCCGATCACCCTCGACATGCCCCCTATCCCTGCCGCACCCAGATCCGACCCCGCTCACCGGCCAGGACAAGCCCTTCACTCTGTCACCAACGGTGGCGAAAGCGGCCGCGCGCACCCCCTGCCGGTTCCGGCCGTGGTGGATGTCAGGATCAAAGACCTTGTGGGGAACGGAATCTCCGGGATTCTGCACAAGTGGGTGAACTATGGCAAAGGATGGAGAACGCGCTGGTTCGTGCTTCAAGACGGTGTCCTCTCCTACTACAAGATTCATGGACCCGACAAGATCATCGTAAACTCCGAAACCGAGAAGGGATCGAAGGTCATTGGCGAGGAATCTGCGCGACTGATCTCTCGTAACCGCAATTCGAATCACGTCGATCGTCGCAGAAAGCCCATTGGCGAAATCCATCTTAAG GTTTCGACTATTCGTGAGAGCAGGTCCGATGACAAGCGATTCTCTGTCTTCACTGGGACTAAGAGACTCCATTTGAGGGCAGAGACTTCTGATGATCGGGTGGCGTGGATGGAGGCCTTGCAGACAGTGAAAGATATGTTTCCCCGGATATCAAACAGTGATTTAATGGCTCCAGTGGACAATGTGGCTGTTTCGACTGAGAAACTGAGGCTTCGGCTTATGGAGGAAGGAGTGAGTGAGGAAGCCATCCGGGACAGTGAACAGATAATGAAAAATGAGTATGCTGCGCTCCAAAACCAGCTTCTGCTGCTTAAACAAAAACAGGTGGCTCTAATCGACACTTTGCGGCAATTAGAG ACAGAAAAGGTTGATCTGGAGAATACTGTGGTTGACGAAAGCCAAAGACAGGTTAATGATCAAGAGGTTTCCTCTGGATTAGGGCAGGAAAAATCTAGTG AAAGTGGAACTGAGTCGGAGGATGACAATGAGAGAAATGATGCAGCTGAGGAAGAAACAGATGATGAAGATACTGCCTTTTTTGACACTCGGGATTTTCTGTCATCGTCGAATTCTTTTAAAAGTAATGCTTCTGATATTAGAGTCTCCTCTTTCTCTTCTGACGATGAAGGACTCTATGCTGTTGAATCAGAGGAGGATATAGATCCTTCCATTAAATCTGTTGGATTCAACTATCCTTACGTTAAGCGACGAAAGAAATTACCTGATCCTGTTGAAAAGGAGAAAGGTGTCAGTCTTTGGTCAATGATTAAGGATAATATTGGGAAGGATCTAACAAAAGTTTGCCTTCCTGTTTATTTTAATGAGCCTCTCTCCTCTTTGCAAAAATGCTGTGAAGAAATGGAATACTCATATCTTCTAGACCGAGCATATGAATGGGGAAGAAGG GGTAATAGCCTCATGAGAATTCTCAATGTTGCTGCTTTTGCTGTATCTGCCTATGCTTCGACTGAAGGAAGAATCTGTAAACCATTTAACCCATTACTAGGGGAAACATATGAGGCTGACTTTCCGGATAAAGGCTTTCGATTTTTCTCAGAGAAG gTCAGTCATCACCCAATGATAGTTGCATGTCACTGTGAGGGTACAGGTTGGAAATTTTGGGGAGATAGCAACTTAAAGAGTAAATTTTGGGGTCGGTCAATTCAGCTTGATCCTGTTGGCATTTTGACTTTGGAATTTGATGATGGTGAAGTATTCCAGTGGAGTAAG GTTACTACATCAATATACAATCTCATATTGGGAAAGCTGTATTGTGATCATTACGGTACAATGCGGATACAGGGAAATCAAGATTACTCATGTAAACTGAAATTCAAGGAACAGTCTATAATTGATCGAAACCCTCACCAG GTTCATGGTATTGTTCAGGACAGAAATGGGAAAATATTGTCTACTTTGCTCGGAAAATGGGATGACAGCATGTATTATATAAATGGAGACTATAGTGGGAAGGGAAAAGGTTATGAATCAATGTCAGATGCCCATTTAATATGGAAGCGGAGCAAGCCACCCAAGTTCCCCACTAGATATAGCTTCACTCGGTTTGCCATCACATTAAATGAACTCACCCCTGGATTAAAG GATAAGCTGCCACCAACTGATTCCAGGTTAAGACCTGACCAAAGGCATTTGGAAAATGGCGAGTATGAGATGGCAAATTCAGAAAAATTGCGACTTGAACAGCGTCAACGTCAG GCTCGGAAAATGCAAGAGAGCGGTTGGGAACCACGGTGGTTTTGTAAGGATAAAGAGAGCGGTTCCTACCGCTACTTGGGAGGGTATTGGGAGGCTCGAGAACAAGGAAATTGGAACTCATGTCCTGACATTTTTGGTCAAATTCCTTCTGATCATCATCTCTTAGACGAAGGTTAA